The Arachis duranensis cultivar V14167 chromosome 2, aradu.V14167.gnm2.J7QH, whole genome shotgun sequence genome has a window encoding:
- the LOC107474774 gene encoding uncharacterized protein LOC107474774: protein MASSPTPTPTPTPSSPKLIAPITTITATTTTTTTTNTTNDAVSPTKKPQPIPWTHQETVNLIRAYQEKWYALKRGPLRANQWEEVAVVVAARCGYDFNHPCKSAVQCRHKMEKLRQRHRAEKKQHLLTTSRVPARATWQYYGLMDELERGPMPISARPITSMAPTGGNDEYGNYGSFDQNDDDFIEENEERENYIKSKSINYLLSKKPSMNKCSGILRDRVPKGLWRFDDADYDDDDVNYLDDDDDDDDDDGNCGGGGGDERGVVMVDERALVSGLSTEIKDFTERFIGMENLKMRIVKETERRRLEMENRRMEMILESRQRTIDSIGRVFGSSKRLKMSEGS, encoded by the coding sequence ATGGCCTCCTCACCCACACCCACACCCACACCCACACCCTCATCTCCAAAACTAATTGCTCCAATTACCACCATAACCGCTACCACAACCACAACCACAACAACAAACACCACAAACGACGCCGTTTCGCCCACCAAGAAACCCCAACCGATTCCATGGACTCACCAGGAGACCGTTAACCTGATCAGGGCGTACCAGGAGAAATGGTACGCCTTGAAGCGCGGCCCGCTCCGGGCCAACCAGTGGGAAGAGGTCGCCGTCGTCGTCGCCGCCCGCTGCGGCTACGACTTTAACCATCCTTGCAAGTCCGCCGTCCAGTGTCGCCACAAGATGGAGAAGCTCCGCCAGCGCCACCGAGCCGAGAAGAAGCAACATCTTCTCACCACCTCCCGCGTCCCTGCCCGTGCCACGTGGCAGTATTATGGCCTTATGGATGAGCTGGAGCGTGGCCCAATGCCGATCTCCGCCCGGCCCATAACCTCCATGGCGCCTACGGGCGGCAACGACGAGTACGGTAATTACGGAAGTTTCGATCAAAATGACGATGATTTCATTgaggaaaatgaagaaagggaaaattatataaaatcaaagagTATTAATTATCTTCTTAGCAAGAAACCCTCAATGAACAAGTGTAGTGGGATTTTGAGGGATCGTGTTCCAAAAGGATTGTGGAGATTTGATGATGCTgactatgatgatgatgatgttaattatcttgatgatgatgatgatgatgatgatgatgatggtaattgtggtggtggtggtggtgacgaGAGAGGAGTGGTAATGGTGGATGAGAGGGCTTTGGTTTCGGGTTTGAGTACAGAGATAAAAGACTTCACTGAGAGGTTCATTGGGATGGAGAATTTGAAGATGAGGATCGTGAAGGAAACTGAGAGGCGGAGGTTGGAGATGGAGAACAGGCGGATGGAGATGATCCTTGAGTCGCGGCAGCGGACCATTGATTCGATTGGGAGGGTGTTCGGGTCATCCAAGAGACTCAAGATGAGTGAAGGAAGCTGA